From Riemerella anatipestifer ATCC 11845 = DSM 15868, a single genomic window includes:
- a CDS encoding bifunctional metallophosphatase/5'-nucleotidase: MNRKDFIKTIGGGTLALSLVPNTFLANTTLLNSSDKKITILHTNDQHSRIEPFDANYTRNPNQGGFARRAHLVKEIRQQERNVLLFDSGDIFQGTPYFNMFGGELEFKLMSMMGYDAATMGNHDFDNGLEGFLKALPNAKFPFICSNYDFKNTILDGKTQPYKIFNKDGIRIGVFGVGIELEGLVGKKQYKETVWHHPVEIAQQYADMLRNEKKCDLVICLSHIGYSYKGEHTNKICDVELAQKTDNIDLILGGHTHTFLPEPQSFINRKGTKVLVNQVGWAGLLLGRIDFYFDSQKKIKNIAWNNQVIDDKIMV; the protein is encoded by the coding sequence ATGAACCGTAAAGATTTTATAAAAACAATAGGAGGTGGGACTTTAGCATTATCATTAGTACCTAATACTTTCTTGGCTAATACCACACTACTTAATAGTTCAGACAAAAAAATAACAATTCTTCATACTAACGACCAACATAGTAGAATAGAACCTTTTGATGCTAATTATACCAGAAATCCTAATCAAGGAGGTTTTGCAAGGCGAGCTCATTTGGTAAAAGAAATTAGACAACAGGAGCGAAATGTATTGCTATTTGATAGTGGTGATATTTTTCAAGGGACGCCTTACTTTAATATGTTTGGTGGAGAGTTAGAGTTTAAACTGATGTCTATGATGGGGTATGATGCCGCTACAATGGGTAACCATGATTTTGATAATGGTTTAGAAGGGTTTTTAAAGGCTTTACCTAACGCTAAATTTCCGTTTATATGCTCTAACTATGATTTTAAAAACACCATACTAGACGGAAAAACGCAACCGTATAAAATTTTTAATAAAGACGGAATCAGAATTGGGGTTTTTGGAGTAGGCATAGAGTTAGAAGGGCTTGTAGGTAAAAAACAATATAAAGAAACTGTTTGGCATCATCCTGTGGAAATAGCTCAGCAATACGCTGATATGCTTAGAAATGAAAAGAAATGTGATTTAGTAATTTGTTTGTCCCATATTGGTTATTCTTACAAAGGAGAGCATACAAACAAGATATGCGATGTAGAATTAGCTCAAAAAACAGATAATATAGATTTGATTTTGGGAGGACATACGCATACTTTTTTACCAGAACCACAGTCTTTTATCAATAGAAAAGGAACTAAAGTTTTGGTAAATCAAGTAGGCTGGGCTGGTCTATTGCTAGGAAGAATAGACTTCTATTTTGATAGCCAAAAGAAAATTAAAAATATAGCTTGGAACAACCAAGTGATAGATGATAAGATAATGGTCTAA
- a CDS encoding 5'-nucleotidase C-terminal domain-containing protein — protein MAIIKGFFIFATDLIFNHRLKIDLMKKIKYSHLVLIPLLWLTSCKTAMSVSEVKPYENISIASSIPSDGEMDMLIQPYKKEMERQMNTKISYTPVELTKTGDNSNLGGLLADYTYEGADVWAKQNLKQNVDAAVINIGGIRSTIGKGDILLKHVFEVMPFENEVVIVKMKGKDLLGMFDYYAETQKNNPVSHLFLETNKGKVTKGLVNGKELDLGKDYYIVTSDYLALGGDNMWFFSKGELISTGIKLRDLFIEKFKQNPEVKAPNDVRLIFNN, from the coding sequence ATGGCTATTATCAAAGGCTTTTTTATATTTGCAACAGATTTAATATTTAATCATAGGTTAAAAATTGATTTGATGAAAAAAATAAAATACTCACACTTAGTTTTAATCCCTTTATTGTGGTTAACAAGTTGTAAAACAGCAATGTCTGTTTCGGAGGTTAAACCCTACGAAAATATTAGTATAGCTTCATCTATTCCTTCTGATGGAGAGATGGATATGCTAATCCAACCTTACAAAAAGGAAATGGAACGACAGATGAATACCAAAATATCTTACACACCTGTGGAGCTTACAAAAACAGGAGATAATAGTAATTTGGGAGGATTGTTGGCAGATTATACTTACGAAGGAGCCGATGTTTGGGCGAAGCAAAATTTGAAACAAAATGTAGATGCGGCAGTTATCAATATAGGAGGGATTAGATCTACCATAGGAAAGGGTGATATTTTACTTAAACATGTTTTTGAGGTAATGCCTTTTGAAAACGAGGTGGTAATTGTTAAAATGAAGGGGAAAGATTTACTAGGCATGTTTGACTATTATGCCGAAACTCAAAAGAATAATCCTGTATCACATTTGTTTTTAGAGACTAATAAAGGTAAAGTTACCAAAGGTCTTGTAAACGGTAAGGAGTTGGATTTGGGGAAAGATTATTACATCGTTACATCGGACTACTTAGCACTGGGTGGAGATAATATGTGGTTTTTCAGTAAAGGGGAACTAATCTCTACTGGGATCAAACTTAGAGATTTATTCATTGAAAAATTCAAACAAAACCCTGAAGTGAAAGCTCCAAATGATGTAAGATTAATTTTTAATAATTAA